In Pyrus communis chromosome 1, drPyrComm1.1, whole genome shotgun sequence, the following are encoded in one genomic region:
- the LOC137708404 gene encoding protein DA1-like isoform X1: MVLLIVLGSCLIWFCSVSIHNSCKSLWILLEITLHIMGWLSKIFKGSSHKISEERCHDNNGEDPDSHEPSCSGEVWSENENEDINRAIALSLLEKHQKGKNVVGFDSQLQEDEQLARVIQESLNAESPPRHGNGNGNTYQPIPPPRHGNGNGNGNTYQPITPPRYGNGSSYPIPMYYPMGSRVCAGCNAEIGFGRYLNCMNAVWHPECFRCRACNQPISDYEFSTSGHYPYHKACYKESYHPKCDVCKHFIPTNPAGLIEYRAHPFWVQKYCPAHEIDNTPRCGSCERMEARDTRYVPLDDGRKLCLECLDSAVMDTSECQPLYLDIQEFYEGLNMKLEQQVPLLLVERQALNEARGGERNGHYHMPETRGLCLSEEQTISTISRWPRFGAGHQAAELITEPYKLTRRCEVTAILILYGLPRLLTGSILAHEMMHAWLRLKGYQPLRQDVEEGICQVLAHMWLEAELMSGSGGNAASTSSSSSSRTSKKGTKSPFESKLGGFFLHQLETDMSPVYGDGFRAGQQAVQKYGLRSTLEHIRMTGLFPY, from the exons atggtgcttTTGATCGTGTTGGGATCTTGTCTGATCTGGTTCTGCTCTGTTAGCATTCACAATTCTTGCAAAAGTCTCTGGATTCTTTTGGAG ATAACCTTACACATTATGGGTTGGCTTAGCAAGATTTTTAAGGGCTCGAGCCACAAAATATCGGAGGAGCGTTGTCATGACAATAATGGCGAGGATCCAGATAGCCATGAACCTTCTTGTTCAGGG GAGGTCTGGTCAGAAAACGAGAATGAAGATATAAATCGTGCTATTGCGCTCTCTCTTTTAGAAAAACACCAAAAAGGGAAAAATGTGGTTG GTTTTGATTCTCAGTTGCAAGAAGATGAACAACTTGCCAGAGTCATACAAGAAAGTCTGAATGCGGAGTCTCCTCCTCGACATGGAAATGGAAATGGAAATACGTATCAACCTATCCCTCCTCCCCGACATGGAAATGGAAATGGAAATGGAAATACATATCAACCTATCACTCCTCCCCGATATGGAAATGGAAGTTCATATCCCATCCCCATGTACTACCCAATGGGCTCCAG GGTTTGTGCTGGTTGCAATGCTGAGATAGGTTTTGGACGATATTTAAATTGCATGAATGCAGTTTGGCATCCAGAATGTTTCCGCTGTCGTGCATGCAACCAACCAATTTCTGATTATGAG TTTTCTACATCTGGGCATTATCCTTACCATAAAGCTTGCTACAAGGAGAGCTACCACCCAAAATGTGATGTTTGCAAGCACTTT ATTCCAACAAACCCTGCTGGTCTTATTGAATATAGGGCACATCCATTTTGGGTCCAAAAATACTGCCCTGCTCATGAAATTGATAATACTCCTCGGTGCGGCAGTTGTGAGCGAATGGAG GCCCGAGACACAAGATATGTACCCCTTGATGATGGTCGGAAGCTCTGTCTAGAGTGTCTGGACTCTGCAGTCATGGATACCAGTGAATGCCAACCCTTATATCTTGATATTCAAGAATTTTATGAAGGTTTAAATATGAAGTTGGAGCAGCAAGTTCCACTACTCTTGGTTGAAAGACAAGCGCTAAATGAagcaagaggaggagaaagaaaT GGCCATTATCACATGCCTGAGACTAGAGGGCTTTGCCTTTCTGAGGAACAAACTATTAGCACG ATTtcaaggtggccacggtttggGGCAGGACACCAAGCTGCGGAATTGATAACAGAGCCTTACAAGCTGACTCGTCGCTGTGAGGTGACTGCAATTCTAATCTTGTATGGTCTTCCAAG GTTGCTGACTGGGTCTATTCTAGCTCACGAGATGATGCATGCATGGCTGCGGCTTAAAG GTTACCAACCTCTTAGGCAAGATGTCGAAGAAGGCATCTGTCAAGTTTTAGCTCACATGTGGCTAGAGGCCGAGCTTATGTCTGGCTCAGGCGGCAATGCTGCATCAACCtcgtcttcctcctcttccAGGACATCAAAGAAGGGTACAAAATCACCGTTTGAGAGCAAGCTCGGGGGGTTCTTTTTGCACCAGCTTGAAACCGACATGTCCCCGGTATATGGAGATGGATTCAGGGCCGGTCAACAGGCAGTGCAGAAATACGGGCTTCGAAGTACCCTAGAACATATTAGAATGACAGGGCTGTTTCCTTATTGA
- the LOC137708404 gene encoding protein DA1-like isoform X2, with protein MGWLSKIFKGSSHKISEERCHDNNGEDPDSHEPSCSGEVWSENENEDINRAIALSLLEKHQKGKNVVGFDSQLQEDEQLARVIQESLNAESPPRHGNGNGNTYQPIPPPRHGNGNGNGNTYQPITPPRYGNGSSYPIPMYYPMGSRVCAGCNAEIGFGRYLNCMNAVWHPECFRCRACNQPISDYEFSTSGHYPYHKACYKESYHPKCDVCKHFIPTNPAGLIEYRAHPFWVQKYCPAHEIDNTPRCGSCERMEARDTRYVPLDDGRKLCLECLDSAVMDTSECQPLYLDIQEFYEGLNMKLEQQVPLLLVERQALNEARGGERNGHYHMPETRGLCLSEEQTISTISRWPRFGAGHQAAELITEPYKLTRRCEVTAILILYGLPRLLTGSILAHEMMHAWLRLKGYQPLRQDVEEGICQVLAHMWLEAELMSGSGGNAASTSSSSSSRTSKKGTKSPFESKLGGFFLHQLETDMSPVYGDGFRAGQQAVQKYGLRSTLEHIRMTGLFPY; from the exons ATGGGTTGGCTTAGCAAGATTTTTAAGGGCTCGAGCCACAAAATATCGGAGGAGCGTTGTCATGACAATAATGGCGAGGATCCAGATAGCCATGAACCTTCTTGTTCAGGG GAGGTCTGGTCAGAAAACGAGAATGAAGATATAAATCGTGCTATTGCGCTCTCTCTTTTAGAAAAACACCAAAAAGGGAAAAATGTGGTTG GTTTTGATTCTCAGTTGCAAGAAGATGAACAACTTGCCAGAGTCATACAAGAAAGTCTGAATGCGGAGTCTCCTCCTCGACATGGAAATGGAAATGGAAATACGTATCAACCTATCCCTCCTCCCCGACATGGAAATGGAAATGGAAATGGAAATACATATCAACCTATCACTCCTCCCCGATATGGAAATGGAAGTTCATATCCCATCCCCATGTACTACCCAATGGGCTCCAG GGTTTGTGCTGGTTGCAATGCTGAGATAGGTTTTGGACGATATTTAAATTGCATGAATGCAGTTTGGCATCCAGAATGTTTCCGCTGTCGTGCATGCAACCAACCAATTTCTGATTATGAG TTTTCTACATCTGGGCATTATCCTTACCATAAAGCTTGCTACAAGGAGAGCTACCACCCAAAATGTGATGTTTGCAAGCACTTT ATTCCAACAAACCCTGCTGGTCTTATTGAATATAGGGCACATCCATTTTGGGTCCAAAAATACTGCCCTGCTCATGAAATTGATAATACTCCTCGGTGCGGCAGTTGTGAGCGAATGGAG GCCCGAGACACAAGATATGTACCCCTTGATGATGGTCGGAAGCTCTGTCTAGAGTGTCTGGACTCTGCAGTCATGGATACCAGTGAATGCCAACCCTTATATCTTGATATTCAAGAATTTTATGAAGGTTTAAATATGAAGTTGGAGCAGCAAGTTCCACTACTCTTGGTTGAAAGACAAGCGCTAAATGAagcaagaggaggagaaagaaaT GGCCATTATCACATGCCTGAGACTAGAGGGCTTTGCCTTTCTGAGGAACAAACTATTAGCACG ATTtcaaggtggccacggtttggGGCAGGACACCAAGCTGCGGAATTGATAACAGAGCCTTACAAGCTGACTCGTCGCTGTGAGGTGACTGCAATTCTAATCTTGTATGGTCTTCCAAG GTTGCTGACTGGGTCTATTCTAGCTCACGAGATGATGCATGCATGGCTGCGGCTTAAAG GTTACCAACCTCTTAGGCAAGATGTCGAAGAAGGCATCTGTCAAGTTTTAGCTCACATGTGGCTAGAGGCCGAGCTTATGTCTGGCTCAGGCGGCAATGCTGCATCAACCtcgtcttcctcctcttccAGGACATCAAAGAAGGGTACAAAATCACCGTTTGAGAGCAAGCTCGGGGGGTTCTTTTTGCACCAGCTTGAAACCGACATGTCCCCGGTATATGGAGATGGATTCAGGGCCGGTCAACAGGCAGTGCAGAAATACGGGCTTCGAAGTACCCTAGAACATATTAGAATGACAGGGCTGTTTCCTTATTGA